The following is a genomic window from Nguyenibacter vanlangensis.
GCATGACGAAGGCGCCGAATCCGCCCTCGGCGCCGTCCTCGACGGTCAGCAGCACGGCATGGTTGCGGGCGAGGTTGTCGATCAGCGCGGTGTCCAGCGGCTTGGCGAAGCGCGCGTCGGCGATGGTGGGCGGCAGGCCCCCGGCGGCCAGCAGGTCGGCGGCCTTCAGCACGTCGGCCAGGCGGGTGCCCAGCGACAGGATGGCGATGCCGCCCTTTTTCGCGCCCGGACTGGCGGCCCATCTCGCGGATGATCCGTCCGCGGCCGATTTCCAGCACGCTGCCCTGTTCGGGCAGGGCCAGGCCCAGCCCGTTGCCGCGCGGATAGCGCAGCGCGATCGGCCCGTCATCGAAGGCGCATGCGGTGGCCGTCATGTGCAGCAGCTCCAGCTCGTCGCTGGGGGCCATGATGGTCATGCCCGGCAGGCAGCCCAGATAGTTCAGGTCGAACGACCCGGCGTGGGTGGCGCCGTCGGCGCCGACCAGGCCGGCGCGGTCGATGGCGAAGCGCACCGGCAGGTTCTGCAGCACCACGTCGTGCATCACCTGGTCGTAGGCGCGCTGCAGGAAGGTGGAATAGATCGCGCAGAACGGGCGCAGCCCCTCGGTCGCCATGCCGGCGGCGAAGGTCACGGCATGCTGCTCGGCGATGCCGACATCGAAGAACCGCTCGGGGCAGGCGCGGGCGAAGGCGTCCAGCCCGGTGCCCGACGGCATGGCGGCGGTGATGGCCACGATCCGTTCGTCCTGCCGGGCGCAGCGCACCAGTTCGCGGCTGAACACCGCGGTATAGCTGGGCGGTCCCGGCGGGGCCTTGCTCTGCTCGCCGGTGACGACGTTGAACTTCGCCACGGCGTGATATTTGTCGCCCGCCGCCTCGGCCGGGCGATAGCCGCGGCCCTTCTCGGTGACGACATGCAGCAGGATGGGGCCCTTGTCGTCGGCGTCGCGCAGGTTGCGCAGGATGGGCACGAGCTGGCTCATGTCGTGGCCGTCGACCGGACCGACATAATAGAAGCCCAGCTCCTCGAACAGCGTGCCGCCCGTGATCATGCCGCGGGCATATTCCTCGGCCTTCTTGGCGGTGCGTTCCAGCCGGTCGGGCAGGCGGCGCACCATCTTGCCGGCCAGGTCGCGCAGGCCGAGGAACTGGCGCGAGGACATCAGCCGCGACAGATAGGCGGACATGGCGCCGACCGGCGGGGCGATCGACATCTCGTTGTCGTTCAGCACCACGATCAGGCGCGAGGCGCCGGGCCCGGCGGCCGCGGCATTGTTCATCGCCTCATAGGCCATGCCGGCCGAGATCGAGCCGTCGCCGATCACGGCGACGACATTGCGCTCGCGATAGGCGGGATCGTGGGCGGCGCGCAGATGGTGCGCCACGGCCATGCCCAGCCCGGCGGAGATCGAGGTCGAGGAATGGGCGGCGCCGAACGGGTCGTATTCGCTCTCGGAGCGGCGGGTGAAGCCCGACAGGCCGCCCGGCTGGCGCAGGGTGCGGATGGCCGCGCGCCGCCCGGTCAGGATCTTGTGGGGATAGGCCTGGTGGCCGACATCCCAGACGATCCGGTCGGCAGGCGTGTCGAACACCGCATGCAGCGCCACCGTCAGCTCGACCACGCCCAGCGACGCACCCAGATGCCCGCCCGTCGTCGATACCGCGTCCACCGTCTCGGCCCGCAGTTCCTCCGCCAACTGCCTCAATTGCTCGATCGACAGGTTGCGCAGGTCCGCCGGATACGAAACCCGATCCAAAAGCGGAAAGCGCCCGCGCGTCGGCTCGCCGCCGGGCCCGGTACGGCCGGCTCCGAATCCGGACGTGCCGGCGGGCTGTTGGGGGGTCGGCTGATCCATGACGTTTACGCTCATTTTATGTTTGCCAGGTAGCCGCCCGGGGGCGGGCGATTCCTGATCCGGTCTGTTTGCGACGTCACCGAGCCGGATACGCGTAACGCCTTCTGGTCCGATGCGGTTTGCTTTTACTCCCGGAGCCGCAGCAAATACAGAGTCTCCCTGAAAGGTGTGGTGATTAGGGCACAGTGCGTGCGTTGGGAATTGAGTAAAGCCCCCGAATTGTCCTATACCCCCCAAAACGGGATCGCGGCGCGTCGTTCGTCCGCAACCTCGATATGAGTCTCGCGCACGGCTTGGACCGCCCGCACTTGTTATCCTCCGTGCGAACGTGTCCATAATAAGGTCACATGTTTTGAAAAAGGCCGGCGCGCAGCCGGTTCAGGAGCTGAGGTTTCATGGCCGTTCCTTTAATGCAGGCTGTCAGGGTGGGTGCTTACGTCGTCAGGCAGCACATCACCGGCCGGAAGCGCTATCCGCTCGTGCTGATGCTCGAGCCGCTGTTCAGGTGCAATCTGGCCTGCGCCGGGTGCGGCAAGATCGACTATCCCGCGCAGATCCTGAACCAGCGCATGAGCGTGCAGGAATGCCTGGACGCGGATACCGAAGCCGGCGCGCCCGTGGTCGCCGTCGCGGGCGGCGAGCCCCTGCTGCACAAGGAAATGCCCGAGATCATCCGGGGCCTGATCGCGCGCAAGAGATACGTCTATCTCTGCACCAACGCGCTTCTCCTCGAAAAGAAGATGGACGACTACGAGCCGTCGCCGTTCTTCTCGTGGGACGTGCATCTGGATGGCGACCAGGTGATGCACGACGCTTCGGTCTGCCAGGACGGCGTCTATGAACGCGCCGTCGCCGCGATCAAGAAGGCCAAGGCCCGCGGCTTCCGCGTGTCGATCAACTGCACCCTGTTCGATGGCGCCGATCCCAAGCGCGTGGCCGCCTTCTTCGACGAAGTCATGGCGATGGGCGTCGACGGCATCATGACCGCGCCGGGCTATGCCTACGAACGCGCGCCGGACCAGGCGCATTTCCTGAATCGCCAGAAGACCAAGCAGCTTTTCCGCGACATCTTCCGCCTGGGCAAGGGCAAGAAGTGGCGCTTCACGCAGTCGCCGCTGTTCCTGAACTTCCTTGCGGGGAACGAGCAATATCATTGCACCCCCTGGGGCAAGCCGCTGCGGAACGTGTTCGGCTGGCAGCGTCCGTGCTACCTGCTGGGCGAGGGCTATGCCAAGACGTTCCAGGAACTGATGGACGACACCAAATGGGACGATTACGGCACGGGCAATTACGAAAAATGCGCCGATTGCATGGTCCATTCCGGTTATGAATCCACTGCCGTGATGGACGCCGTGCGCCGCCCCTGGCACATCGCTAAGGTCGCCCTGTTCGGGCCCGAGACCGAGAAGCCGATGGCGCCCGAGATCTCGCTGGCTAACCAGCGCCCGGCCGAATACGTCTTCACCCAGCATGTCGAGGCCCGCATGGCCGAGCTTGCCGCGGCGAAGAAGCCGGCCAAGCCGCCGCGGGTCACGGTGGTGGACGCCCCGGTCGCGGCGGACGCCGCGGACTGATCTCCCCCCGGCCGGTATCCGGCTGGCGGTATCCGATCGCGTCGAGGGAATGGCGGGGGTGTCCCCGCCATTTTCCTATCGGGCGTCTTATATCGGCCGTCTTATATCGAGCGTCCGGCGCGCAACGTCGCCCAGGCGATTTCACCGCATCGCGATCTGCTTTAGGATGCGGCCATCATGATCGCGCCGCTCGTCGTCATTGTTCTTCTCGTCCTTCTCAACGGCGTCTTCGCCATGGGGGAACTGGCCCTGATCTCGGCCCGCCCCGCCCGGTTGCGGATCCTGCACCGCAACGGCGTCAAGGGCGCCCAGCGGGCCCAGCGCCTGGCCGAGGACCCGCAGAGCTTCCTTCCCACCGTGCAGGTCGGCATTACCCTGGTCTCGATCCTGGAGGGGACCTATGGCGGCACCCAGATCGAGGCCGGGCTGACGCCCTGGCTGGGCGGGTTCGCGCTGCTGCGCCCGTTCGCCCCCGAACTGTCGATCGCCATCGTCGTGGTCTCGATCACCTCGCTGATGCTGGTGCTGGGCGAACTGGTGCCCAAGCAACTGGCGCTGCGCCATCCCGAGATCATCGCCGCGCGCCTGTCGCTGCTGCTGGAAGGGCTTGCCCGGCTGGTCCGTCCGGCGGTCTGGGTGCTCGGCCGGTCGTCGAACCTGGTGCTGCGCCTGATGGGCGTGGGGTCGGCCACGCGCGAGGCCCTGACCGAGGAGGAACTGAAAGCCTATATCGCCGAGGGCGCGCAGTCCGGCGTGCTGGAGCAGGCCGAGCGCGACATGATCGAGCGCCTGCTGCGCCTGGCGGACCGGCCGGTGCGTGCGATCATGACCCCGCGGAACGAACTGGTCTGGATCGAGCGCAAGGCCAGCCGTGAGGAACTGCGCCGCATGCTGCGCCAGACCGCCTATACCCGCATCGTGGTCTGCGACGGCGGGGTGGACAATCCGGTCGGCGTCATCCTGGCCAAGGACATGCTGGATTGCCTGCTGGATGGGCGTCCCGTCTCGATCGAGGCCGGGCTGCGCAAGCCGGTGGTGGTACCCGATACGATTTCCGCCTTCGACATGGTGGAGCGGATGCGCACCGTCGCCGCAGGCATGGCCCTGGTCCTGGACGAGTACGGCTCGTTCGAAGGCGTGGTCACCGCCTCGGACCTGTTCGAGGCCATCGTCGGCGAGCATCACGAGGCCGGAGGCGCGCCCAGCGCCCATCTGGCGCCGGACGACGTGCTGGTCCTGGACGGGTTCATGCCGGTCGACGAACTGAAGGACCGGCTGGGCCTGGCCGACCTGCCCGACGAAGGCAGCTATCACACGCTGGGCGGGCTGATCCTGGCGCTGCTGCGCCGGGTGCCGGCGGCGGGAGACAAGGTGGTGTTCTCCGGCTGGCTGTTCGAGGTCCAGGAGATGGACCAGCGCCGGGTGATGCGGGTCAGGGCCAGCCGGCAGGCCTTCGCCGAAAACTGAAGGGCCGCCGGCCGAAGGCTCATCCCCCTCTGTCCGGCGATCAGTGCACCGTGTGGAAACGATGCCCGGCCAGGTCGCGCTCGGCCGCGAAGGACGGCCATTCGTCGCGGGCCAGGGCTTCCAGCGACGGGGTGGGCATGCCCAGCCGGTCGGCATAGATCCACAGATAGGTCAGCGCCCGGTGGACGTAGTCCCGCGTCTCGGTGCTGGGCAGGCTTTCGATGAACAGCAGCGGGTCGTCCCCGCAATCATTGGCCGCGTCCTGGCGGGCGATCGCCGTCGGGCCGGCATTGTAGCTGGCCAGCATCCGCACCAGGTCGCCGCCCGGCACGTGGTGGACATCGCCGCGCTGTTCGGTCAGGTGCGCCAGGTAGAGGACATAGAGCTGCCCGATCTCGAGATTCACCGCCGCATTGTGCAGCAGGGCGGGGGAGGCGGCATAGCGTCCGGCGCTGCCGGTCACGAAGCCGGCGGTGACGGGCATGATCTGCATCAGGCCATGCGCGCCCGCGCCCGAAATCGCGCCGGCGTCGAAATTCGATTCCAGCCGCGTCAGGGCATAGACCAGCGCCGGATCGACCTTGAAGCCATGGCGCGGCGACAGGGTCGGGGTGGGGAAGCGGGATGGCTGGGCGGGCCGCGTCCCGTCCCGGGTCGCCAGCAGGCCCGCCAACTGCGCCGACAAATCCTTCAGCCCCGCTTCGTCGGCCACAAGCTGGATCGAGCGGCACAGGGCGGCGTCGCCCTGCACGTCCGGCCACAGGCGCCGCAGCGCGGCCTCGGCCCGTGCCGTCTCGCCGACCTGCAGCAGCGCGAAGGCCCGGCGTCCGGCGGGCGTCGCGGCCACCGCGTCCACGTCGATTTCGCCCATCACCGGCGCGCCGGCCTGCAGCACGGTCCGGTCATCGGCCGGGATCGGGGCATCGGCCATCTGGTAGGCGTCGCGTCCTGCCGGGCGCCGGCCCAGCAATTGCGCCGCCAGCAGGCCGTAGAACGTGTGGGGGGCCGCCGCCGCGCGATGCAGCCAGGGTTGGTAGGCGGCCAGGTCGCCGGTATTCCTGTGGGCCCGCGCGGCCCAGAAGGCCGCGCCGGCCCGCACGCTGGCCGAGGTCAGTTCGGCGCGCGACGCCCCCTCGAACAGGGGTTCGGCAATGTCGGGGCGTCCCCGGCGCCAGGCCGCCAGCCCGGCGACATAGCCCGCCAGCCCGATCCGCCCGCCGGACTGGATGAAGGCATCCTGCCCGGTCCGCAGCGCCAGGGCGATCTCGCCGGCGCTGAACAGCGCCATAGCGACCTCGGCGCGCAGTTGCGCGGCATAGAGCGTGCTGATCCCCGGCGTGATCTTGATCAGATGCAGGGCGCTGCGCGCGCCCTTCGCGCCCTGTCCGGCGCGTTCGCGCACCGTGCGGTCCAGCAGCGGATTGCGGGTGAAGGCCCGGCTGGCCGGATCGTCCTCCTCCGGCAGGCGCACCGGTGCGGCCTCGCCGCCCGCCACCAGCGCCACCGCCGCCGGGGCGGGCGGCACGCCGGCCCCGTGCGGCGACAGGCCGGCCAGCAGGGCATGGATCGCCGGCGCGTCGGCCAGGCTGGAAAAGGTGCGCAGCCACAGCCGCAACTGCCCCGGGGTCGCGTGATAGGCCGGGTTCAGATAGCGGTCGGCCAGGATGTCGCCCAGCAGCGTGTCGTCCGACAGGCGCGCGGTCTCCTGGATCGCGGCGTCGAACGCGCCGTTGCGCTGCAGCATGAAAATCCGGCGGACCCGCGCGACGTCGTCGGGCGCCAGCGGCCGGGCCAGCCCGACCGGCCCGCCGCCGGGCGGTGCGATCCGCGGCACGGCCAGCGCCGTTTCATCGGCCGGCTCGCCCCGTCCGGACGGGTGCCCGTCCGGCGTCTGGGCGGCCGCGCCCTGGGCACGCAGCGGACAGAAGGCCGCGCCAGCCAGAAAGGCCGCGCCGGCCAGCAGGGCCCGGACCGCGAACTGTGGGGGGGTGTGTGTTATCCCTCGCATGGCCGAGGGGCGTCTAAGGGGTTATGCGCCGAAAAGCAACCCTTTTTGGGGCGCGATGCCAGTATGACGCCAGAACAGAAAATTAAACGCCAGGAAAAACTGCCATTTAGCGCCTGTCATCGTCAGTGAATAAATCGTGTGTTTCGGCGCAATAGACACGGTTTTCGCCTTGGTTCGAACATAGTTCCGGCGGTGTCGCGCCATATTGTTTCAGGGTGTTTGCTTGTCCTGATCCAGTGTTGTGCGCAGCAACAGAATGTCCTTCCATGCGTCGCGCCGGGCGGCCGCGCTGGCGGTCAATTGAGACGGATGGCGCATCGGCAGGACGGGCAGTTTCTCGGCCGATCCGGGCACGGTCATCGCGCGCCAGCGTCCGCGCAGGCGGGCGATGCCGCCCTGTTCGCCGGTCAGCAGCCGGGTGGGTGTATTGCCCATCAGCAGGACCCGCCGCGGGGCGGCCAGGACGATCAGCCGGTGCAGGAACGGCGCGCAGATCCGCAACTCGGCCGCCGAGGGCGGGCGTTCGCCCGGTGGCCGCCAGGGAATCACCGGCGCCACCAGCATGTCGTCGCGCGTCAGCCCCACGCTGGCCAGCATGCGGTCCAGCAGGGCCCCGCTCTGTCCGGCGAAGGGACGGCCGCTGCGGTCCTCGGCGGCGTCCGGCGGCTCGCCGATCAGCAGCAGGCCGCTCTCGGCCCGTCCCTCGGGCAGGATGGTATGGGTCGCGGTATCGCGCAGGGGGCAGTCGCCGAACGCGGCGATCGCCGCCTGCAGCGCGGCCAGCGTGGGGGCCGCCGCCGCCTGTTGCTGCGCATGCCGCACCGCGCGGTCCAGCACCGTCAGGCCGTCTTCTCCGCCGCCCGTCCGGTCCGGTGTGGCCATAGGGTGGGCTGGGGCGCGGGCTGGAGCGGTCGCGGGCGGGATGGCGTGGGCCTGCTGCCCGGCGGGGCGGGGCGCGTCGTCCGGCGGCCGGCGTTCCGGCCCGTGCGCGCGCAGGGGCACCGAGGGCGGCTCCGAGGGCGGCCCCGAGGGCAGCCCCGAGGGTAGCAACGACGGCGGCGGCGGCGCGTTCAGCCAGTCGGTCGGCCGCTCGGCGAAGGCCACGTCCGCGCCCCATTCGACATAGAGCTGCAACAGGGCGAGTGTATCCGTCATCCGGTTATATCCATGATCCGGTTTGGGCAGCCTTCCGCACGGGGTGAGTGTCCCTGGCCGTCGGCCGGGGTGGCGTCCGGGCGGC
Proteins encoded in this region:
- a CDS encoding uracil-DNA glycosylase yields the protein MTDTLALLQLYVEWGADVAFAERPTDWLNAPPPPSLLPSGLPSGPPSEPPSVPLRAHGPERRPPDDAPRPAGQQAHAIPPATAPARAPAHPMATPDRTGGGEDGLTVLDRAVRHAQQQAAAAPTLAALQAAIAAFGDCPLRDTATHTILPEGRAESGLLLIGEPPDAAEDRSGRPFAGQSGALLDRMLASVGLTRDDMLVAPVIPWRPPGERPPSAAELRICAPFLHRLIVLAAPRRVLLMGNTPTRLLTGEQGGIARLRGRWRAMTVPGSAEKLPVLPMRHPSQLTASAAARRDAWKDILLLRTTLDQDKQTP
- the hpnH gene encoding adenosyl-hopene transferase HpnH — translated: MAVPLMQAVRVGAYVVRQHITGRKRYPLVLMLEPLFRCNLACAGCGKIDYPAQILNQRMSVQECLDADTEAGAPVVAVAGGEPLLHKEMPEIIRGLIARKRYVYLCTNALLLEKKMDDYEPSPFFSWDVHLDGDQVMHDASVCQDGVYERAVAAIKKAKARGFRVSINCTLFDGADPKRVAAFFDEVMAMGVDGIMTAPGYAYERAPDQAHFLNRQKTKQLFRDIFRLGKGKKWRFTQSPLFLNFLAGNEQYHCTPWGKPLRNVFGWQRPCYLLGEGYAKTFQELMDDTKWDDYGTGNYEKCADCMVHSGYESTAVMDAVRRPWHIAKVALFGPETEKPMAPEISLANQRPAEYVFTQHVEARMAELAAAKKPAKPPRVTVVDAPVAADAAD
- a CDS encoding hemolysin family protein, with the translated sequence MIAPLVVIVLLVLLNGVFAMGELALISARPARLRILHRNGVKGAQRAQRLAEDPQSFLPTVQVGITLVSILEGTYGGTQIEAGLTPWLGGFALLRPFAPELSIAIVVVSITSLMLVLGELVPKQLALRHPEIIAARLSLLLEGLARLVRPAVWVLGRSSNLVLRLMGVGSATREALTEEELKAYIAEGAQSGVLEQAERDMIERLLRLADRPVRAIMTPRNELVWIERKASREELRRMLRQTAYTRIVVCDGGVDNPVGVILAKDMLDCLLDGRPVSIEAGLRKPVVVPDTISAFDMVERMRTVAAGMALVLDEYGSFEGVVTASDLFEAIVGEHHEAGGAPSAHLAPDDVLVLDGFMPVDELKDRLGLADLPDEGSYHTLGGLILALLRRVPAAGDKVVFSGWLFEVQEMDQRRVMRVRASRQAFAEN
- a CDS encoding lytic transglycosylase domain-containing protein, with the translated sequence MRGITHTPPQFAVRALLAGAAFLAGAAFCPLRAQGAAAQTPDGHPSGRGEPADETALAVPRIAPPGGGPVGLARPLAPDDVARVRRIFMLQRNGAFDAAIQETARLSDDTLLGDILADRYLNPAYHATPGQLRLWLRTFSSLADAPAIHALLAGLSPHGAGVPPAPAAVALVAGGEAAPVRLPEEDDPASRAFTRNPLLDRTVRERAGQGAKGARSALHLIKITPGISTLYAAQLRAEVAMALFSAGEIALALRTGQDAFIQSGGRIGLAGYVAGLAAWRRGRPDIAEPLFEGASRAELTSASVRAGAAFWAARAHRNTGDLAAYQPWLHRAAAAPHTFYGLLAAQLLGRRPAGRDAYQMADAPIPADDRTVLQAGAPVMGEIDVDAVAATPAGRRAFALLQVGETARAEAALRRLWPDVQGDAALCRSIQLVADEAGLKDLSAQLAGLLATRDGTRPAQPSRFPTPTLSPRHGFKVDPALVYALTRLESNFDAGAISGAGAHGLMQIMPVTAGFVTGSAGRYAASPALLHNAAVNLEIGQLYVLYLAHLTEQRGDVHHVPGGDLVRMLASYNAGPTAIARQDAANDCGDDPLLFIESLPSTETRDYVHRALTYLWIYADRLGMPTPSLEALARDEWPSFAAERDLAGHRFHTVH